In Polyangiaceae bacterium, the genomic window AGATCGTCGAAGGCGAGCTCGAGCTCGATCCGGGTCCGCATCGCTTGACCATCTCCGCCGCCGGAGAGAAGCCGTTCGTGCGGCAGTTGCAGGCGGTGGAGGGCGAACGCCAGACGCTGGAGGTGCGCTTCGAGCGGCCGCAGCCTCCCGCGCCGGTGGCCCCCGCGCCCAAGCCGCGGGCGCCCGAGCGCCACGCCAAGACCTCGAACGGACCGCCGGCAGGCGCGCTGATCGTGACCGGTGTCGGCGTCGCCTCGCTGGTCGTGGGTGGTGTGTTCCACCTGCGTCGCAACGAGAAGCTCGACGACGCGGCGGCCGGTTGCACGCGCACCGGCGGGGGCTGGAGCTGCCCACCTGCGCTGGAGAACGACCCGGCGCACCAGGAGCTCAAAGACGACGCGCAGAAGGCAGAGACCTGGCGCAACGTCGCGTTCGGCGTCGGCGCGGGCGCGCTGATCGCCGGCGGCGTGTGGTGGGTGCTCGGCTCGAGCTCGAGCAGCGATGCCCGGCCGGTGGCCGTCGGGATCGACCCTTCGCCGCGCAGCGCGAGCGCGCGCGTGCGCTGGGCGTTCTGAGTCAGCGGCGCGCGCAGGTCGGCTTGCCGGTCACGGGGTCGATCAGGAGCTTGTCCTTCGGACAAGGCGCGACGCGTCGCAGGTTCTTCTTCTCCGGCGGCGCGCTCGAAGCGCTCGGCGCCGGCGCGACCGCACTGCTCGGCGCGGGCTCGAGCGACGGCGTGGCTGTCGGCGCGACCGCGCTCGGCGCGCTCGTCGAGACGGCCTCCACTTCAGGCGCCGCCGAGCGCCGCCAGAGCGTCCCGCCGACGATGCCCACGACGAAGAGCAGCACCACCGAGGCCGCCGCCAGCGCTTGCTTCGGTAGCGCGCGCTTTGGTCCGAGCGCGGCGGGCGTCGCCGCCAGCACTGGCGCGCGCGGTCCGACCACCGCGGTCGTCGCCGTGTCGGAGATCTCGCTGGGCGGGACCTCGCGCGCCACCTTGCGCGAGAGCGTGGCGTCCTCGTCGAAGTCCGCCACCACCGCGCTGGCGCGCTTGGGCAAGAGCGACTCGAGCTCGGCGCCGAGCTCCCGCGCCGAGGCGATGCGCCGCTCGGGATCGCGCTCCAGACAGCGGGCGACGACGGCGTCGAGCCTGGCGTCCGCGCCTTTGACCCAGTCCTTCAGGCGAGGGATGGGCGCGTGCAGCACGGCACCGACCACGGCATAGGCCGTGGTGCCCTCGAAGGGCAGGCGCCCAGCGACCATCTCGAAGAGCAGCACGCCGAGCGCCCAGAGGTCGGTGCGTTGATCGACGTCGCGGCTGCCCTCCGCCTGCTCCGGGCTCATGTAGGCCGGTGTGCCGATCGGCGAGCCGGTCACCGTGGCCGACGGGCTCTCCTGCGCGAGCAGCTTGCTGACGCCGAAGTCGAGCACCTTGACCACCCGGCCGTGGCCCGCGTCCTCGTGCAGGAACACGTTGGCCGGCTTCAGATCGCGGTGCACGACGCCGGCCGCGTGCGCCGCGGCGAGCGCCGCCGCCACCTCCGCGCCGACTGCCGCGGCGCGCGTCGAGTCCAGCGCTCCGCGCCGGTCCAGGAGCTCTGCCAGGCTCTCGCCCTTGAGCAGCTCCATCACCAGGTAGGGATCTCCTTCCTCCGTCTCCCCGACGTCGTAGACCTCGATCACGTTCGGGTGCTCGAGCCGCCCCGCGACGCTGGCCTCACGCAGCATGCGCTCGCGGAGCTCCGGCAGGATCTCGCTCTCGCCTCGCACGAGCTTCAGAGCGAACGAGCGTTGGGTGCGCAAGTTCAGCGCTTCCCACACCGCCCCCATGCCGCCTTCTCCCAGGCAGCGCACCAGGCGGTACTTGTTCGAGATCACGCTCCCGGGTCCCATCACGGCGCCTCTCCGGATTTGTCCGGAAGCCGACAGGGACGTACCCGATTTCGGCCAACTCGGATAATATGTCATCCATCATGGATTGGCAGCTTCGGCCGCTGCTGCTGGCTTGTCTGGGTTTCGCGTGCACGCCCGACGCCTTCGACTACGGCGAAGGCGCAGCGGGTGCCTCGAGCTGCCACGAAGACGGCTGCAAGGACCCGTGCCCGCCCGGCACGAAGGAAGGCCCGAGCGGGAGCTGCGAGCCGGCCTGCGGGGCGTGGCAGGCGAGCCTCTCCATCCCGTCACCTGGTGCCTTGGTCGCGGCCGCCGCCAGAGTGTACGCAGTGGGTACGAGCGACGACGACGACGGTCGGCCTGCGCAAGGCTTGGTGCAGCCGGTGGACGCCTGCGGCGGCACGCTGGCGGACGCCATCCTACCGCTGTCCGACAAGGGCTCGTCGCTCGGCGCCGCCGCGGCAAACGGGGACGTGCTGGTGCTAGCCGGCGCGAACGAAGGCCAGATGTCGCTGGCGGAGCTCGAGCTCGGAACCGGCACCGCGAAGGCCACGCACGCGCTCGGCTCGCTGCCGCCGGACTCGGTGGTGAACGACGTGTCAGCGAGCGGCGCCGGGGCCTGGGCCGTGGGCAGCTCCAAGACCAGCGGCGCCTGGTTCGCTCGACTCTCGTCCGGCGCCGCCTGCTCGGCGCTCGCGAGCGGAGCCACGAGCGCCACCGCGGTCGCAGCGCTCTCGGACGGCGCGCTGCTCGTGCTCGAGCTCGGCGGCAAGCTGCGCGTGGCCCGGGTGGGCGCCGGCGGCTGCGGCGCTCCCAGCTTCACCTCGCCGGAGCTCGCGCTGCCCGGCGCCGACTCCGCGAGCGCGCGAGATCTCCTGGTCATCGACTCGTCGGCATACCTGGTCGGCCACGCACGGGCCGGCGCCGGGGAGCCGTTCGGCTTCGTGGCTCGGCTCGACGTTTCGAGCGGCGCCGTCGAGAAGCTCGCACGCTGGGATCCCGGTCCGGGAGCAGAGGCGCTCCACGCCGTGGTCGCGGTCGGCTCGCGACTCTACGCCGGCGGGGTGAGCGGAGCCGCGCTCCCCGACGACGAAGCGAGCGGCAACGCCGGCGTCGTCGCCTGGGCTCTGCCTCTGGAGAACGACGCCGCTCCGATCTGGACCGAACAGCTGAAGGCGAGGCGCGTGCGCGGCCTGGCCGAGAACGGCAGCTCCCTGTTCGCGCTGGCCTCGACCAGCACCGGAGTCTCCACCCTGGTGAGCTTCGCGCTCGCGGACTGAGCCCTCACTCCGCGACCAGCTCCGGGTACTCCGGGAACCACATCTCGCGCCCCACGCGCTCCGCGATCTCGTCGTCCGTGAGCGGCTCGCACGCTCCCTCGTCCCGAGCCCCACGCGCGACGGCTTCGGCGATCGCCCGCGCGATCTGCCGCAGCTCGCGCTGGGGCGGGTACAGCTCACCTTCGGCCAGATCCGCGGCGCCGACGCAGGTCGCCAAGGTCTCGGCGGCGCGCAGGAACATCGCGTCCGACACCCGACGCGCGCCGCACGCCAGGATGCCCAGGCCGACCCCCGGGAACACGAACACGTTGTTCGCCTGCGCGATGCGCCGGCTCTTGCCCTCGACCGTCACCGGCGGGAACGGGCTGCCGGTAGCTACCAGCGCGCGGCCCTCCGACCAGCGCAGCACGTCCTCGGGCCTCGCCTCGCACTTCGAGGTGGGGTTCGAGAGCGGCAAGATCATCGGACGCTCGCAGGTCCGCGCCATCTCGCGCACCACGCTCTCGGTGAACAGTCCGGGGGTGGCCGAGGCGCCGATCAGCACCGTGGGTCGCAGCGCCCGAACGACCTCGAGCAGGCTCTTGCTCCGCTCCGCGTCCAGCCCCGCAGCCTCGGCCTCCTGCTCCGACCAGGCCACGCTGCGCTTGTACTCGTCGCGTAGGTTCCGGCCTTCGACGACCAGGCCACAGCTGTCGAGCACGGCGACCGGCGCGTGCTTCGCGCCCGGCTGCGGGCCGGCGCGCTCGAACGCCGCGATCAACTGCCGTGCGGTGCCGACCCCGGCGGCGCCGGCGCCCAGGATCACGATGCGCTGCTGCGCCAGGGTCTCGCGCTTGGCGCGGCACGCAGCCAGGACACCCGCCATCACGACCGCAGCGGTGCCTTCGATGTCGTCGTTGAAGGAGGGCAGCCGATCGCGGTAGCGCTCCATCAACAGAAAGGCGTTGCCCTTCTTGAAGTCCTCCCACTGAAGGACGGCGCTCGGCATCTCGGCGCGGATGGCCGCGACCAGCTCCTCGACGAGCTCGAGGTAAGGCTCGCCGCGCAGCCGGGGCTGCCGGAACCCCAGGTACTGTGGATCGCGGAGCAGGCTCTGGTTGTCCGTACCCACGTCCAGGCTCATGGGCAAGACCTGGGAAGGGTGGATCCCCGCCGCTACGGTGTAGAGCGCGAGCTTGCCGATGGGGATGCCCATGCCACCGGCGCCCAGGTCGCCGAGGCCCAGGATGCGCTCGTTGTCGGTGAGCACGATCAGCCGCACGTCACCCGTGGCGGCGTTCGAGAGCACCTGCCGCACGCGGCCCTTGTGCTCCGGAGTGATCCACACGCCGCGACCCCGCCGAAACAGCCGGCTGTAGTGCTGGCACGCCTGCCCGACCGTGGGCGTGTACACGACCGGCAGGAGCTCCTCCAGGTTCTCCAGCACCACGCGGTGGAAGAGCGTCTCGTTGCGGTCCTGGAGCGAGGTCAGGAACACGTAGCGCTGAAGGGCCTCCGTCTTGTTGCGTGCGTTGTCGATGGCGCGCAGCACCTGCTGGCCGACGCTCGAGACGGCGTGCGGGAACAGCCCCTCGAGCTGGAACGTGCGCCGCTCTTCCGCGGAGAAGGCGCTGCCTTTGTTCAAGAGCCCATGCGCGATCAGCGCGCGGCCCCGCAGGCTGGTGTGCGCCCGCCACTTGCCGCGCGCGTCGCGCTCGAATCGGACCTCGGAGCTCATGCGTCTTGTTTGCCCTCTGCTCCGTCGAGCAGCTCCGAGACCGTCACCGTCCGGAGCCCTCGGTCTTCCAGCTCTTCCAGCAGCCGCGGCAGGATCTCCACGCTCGCTGGCTCGAAATCGTCTCGCTCCGCCGAATCGTGCAACAGCACGATGGCGCCGTCGACGAGCTTCTCCTCGATGCGCCGGTAGACCACGTCGGCGTCCGCCGGCCCCAGACCATCCATGCCCCGCGCCGACCAGGCGATGACCCGCACGCCGGCCCGCTTGGCTCCGGCCGCCGTGCGCGAGCTCAGGTAGCCGACCGGCGGCCGGAACAGGCCGGGACGGGTGCCGACGGCCTGTTCGACCGCCTGCTGCGTGCGGGCGATGTCGTCGGCCACGTACTTCGGGGGTTTCAGTGAGTACAGTCGGTCGTGGGCGAAGCCGTGCAGGCCGAGCTCGTGCCCCGCCTCGTGGATCTCGCGGACCACGTCGGCGTGCGCGAGCGCCTTCCTGCCCACCACGAAGAACGTGGCCCGGTGTCCCCCCCGCTCCAGGATCTGGAGGACCTTACGGGTCGTCCGCGGGTTCGGCCCGTCGTCGAAGGTCAGGGCCACGGCCTTCTGGCCGGGCTCGCCCCGCCACTCGACGTCGCCGTACATCTCGAGCTGAGGCCAGAGCACCCCCACCGTGCAGAGCGCGGCGTAGGACAAAAATGCACATACCGCGACCCAGGTCGGCAGCGGCTCGACGAGCAGCGTGCGCCCGAGCAGCGCGAGCCCGCCGATGCTCGCGACCCACAACACGATTCGAGCGGGGGGCATGACCTCAGTGCTTCGTGGCCTTCTGCGCGGCTTCCGCTTCCGCCTCTTCTTCTTCCAGCGCTTCGTCGAGCGCTGCGCGCGGGGGCGCCTCCGCCGCGCCGTCGCCGGCGACGCGCTTCTTCTCCGCCGGAGCCGGCGGCTCCCCGGTGTTGTCGAGCTCGTAGAACAGCGCGAGCGCCGTCGAGATCAGCGGCAAGCTCGCGAGGGGCAGCTGACCCACGGTGCCCCGGCCCAGCTCTCCCAGATCGAGGCTCACGTTCAGCCATTTGCGGATCGCGAACATGGCCGCCGCCCCGATCAGCGCGCCGACCCCGGCCTTGAGCCCCGCCTCGATGCGCGCGTCCCGCTCCCAGATGGCCCGGCCCGCGAACAGGCCCGTCAGCGCGCCCGAGAGCACCGCCGCGACGTAGGCGGCCCAGGCCGCGAACACCGGCATGCCCAGGCCGAAGACCACCAGAGCGCCCAGCGCTCCGCCGACCACGACGCCTTTGACCAGACCGAACAACGCGCGCTTCAGCACGGTGGCGATAAGGTTCCCCTCGCGAGGTCGGCCGTCAAGCACGAGGCCGATTGCGGGCTATGGTAGGCCCCCTCCGTGCTCTTCAACACCCTCGCCTACGCGAAGTTCTTCGCCCTCGTGTTCGTGGTGGCGTGGGTGATCGCCAGCCGTCGTTGGGTGTTGCTCCTGCCGTGGTTCGCGCTGGGCGCCTACGCGCTGTCGCGGCCGCTCACGCCCACGAGCCTGGGCATCTCGGCCAGCGCCTTCGCGCTGACCTTCGCGCTCTGCCGCCGCGAGCAGCACGACGCCGTGCCGCCGGCGCGGGTCGCCGCCGTTGCCGTGCTGGTCAACTTCGCGGCGCTCTGCTGGCTCACCTTCCGGGACTTCGGCCGCGATCCGCTGACCTTGGGCCTGGCCACCATCGGTCTGCCGGTACCGAAGCTGTCGACCCTGAGCGTGGCTGGCGCGCTCGTCGCCCCCGTCCTCTTGTTCGCGCTGGTCCGCGCCAAGAAGGTGCGGCTCCTGTTCATCCTGGGCGCGAGCTACGTCTTCTACGCGCACTGGGATTGGCGCTTCTTGCCGCTGATCTGGGGCTCGTCGACCGTGGACTGGCTGCTCGGCCACGCCATCGCGCGCGCCAGGACCGAGCGCGCCCGGAAGCTATGGCTGATCGGCACGGTGATCCTGAACCTGGGCGTGCTCGGCGTCTTCAAGTACTTCAACTTCGGCATCGATACCGCCAGCGCCGTGCTCGCCCAGGTCGGCGTCCAGGTGCCGGAGGTGGCGCTGCGCATCGCGCTCCCGGTCGGGGTCAGCTTCTTCACCTTCGAGTCGATGAGCTACGTCATCGACGTCTATAGGCGCCATATCGAGCCGCAGAAGAGCTACGTCGAGTACCTGGCGTTCGTGGCCTTTTTCCCCCACCTGGTGGCGGGGCCCATCGTGCGCCCGCGCGACCTCTTGCCACAGCTCGCCGGCCCCGCGCGCTGGAACGTCGCCGAGGGAAGCGAGGCCCTGTTCCTGATCGCGACCGGCCTGCTGAAGAAGATCGCCATCGGCGACTACCTCGCGCTGAACCTGGTCGATCGGGTGTTCGACGCTCCGATCCAGTACTCCGCGCTCGAGTGTTACGCCGCCGTGCTGGGCTACGCGGTGCAGATCTACTGCGACTTCTCCGGCTACACCGACATCGCCATCGGCTCGGCGCTCCTGCTCGGCGTGCGCTTCCCGCTGAACTTCGACTCGCCCTACAAGGCGCCGAACATCCAGGACTTCTGGCGCCGCTGGCACATCTCGCTCTCCACCTGGCTGCGCGACTACCTGTACGTACCGCTGGGCGGCAATCGCAAGGGCGAGGTCCGCACGTACGTGAACCTGATGCTCACCATGCTGCTCGGCGGCCTCTGGCACGGCGCGAGCTGGACCTTCGTGGTTTGGGGCGGCATCCACGGCGCCGCGCTGGCGGTGACGCGGGCCTACACCGAGTGGCGCGGGCGCCTCGACGTCCCCAAGCGGAGCGCACCGTGGGTACACGCGCTGTCGGTGTTGGGCACCTTCCACCTGGTCTGCGCGGCCTGGATCTTCTTCCGCGCGGAGACCTTCGCCAAGGCGGCCACGGTGTTCACCCAGCTCGGCACGCTCACCAGCTATCACCCCAACCTGCCGGCGCCCGTGGTGGGCATGCTCGCCCTGGGCCTGGTCTCGCACTGGACGCCGGAACGCGCGTACCAGCGCGCCCGGCGGATCTTCTGCGAAATGCCGGCGCCGGCCCAGGGAATGGCGCTGTTCTGCGTGGGCCTCGCGCTTTCTGCCATGGCCACGGCGGACGCGGTACCCTTCGTCTACTTCCAGTTCTGAGCCATGTCCGAAGACGCCGACGAGACCCCTAGCGAGCCGCCGCCCGAGCAGCGGAAGAAGCGCAAGAAGAAGAAGCGACCGCCCGAGCCCGTCGCCAGCGCCCCAGCGCGCCCAGAGCTCGACGCCGCCGGTCGCGAGCGCCCGCGCTTCTTGCTCTCGTTCCCCAGCGATCCCGACCTGGATCGCCTGGTCGAAGCGTTCGAGCGCGGTGACTTCGCCACGGTACGCGCCGACGCACCAGCGCTGGCCGAACGCACGGAAGATGAACGCGTGCGCGACGCCGCCCTCGAGCTGCGCCGGCGAATCGATCCGGATCCTCTGATCAAGTACCTGCTCCTGGCCTCGGCCGTCCTCCTGTTCGTCCTGGTGATGCATGCGTACACGCACAAGCCTTGAGCTCGTGGCCGCCGCGAGCCTCGCCTGCGCCTGCGGCGGCGGCCCGGTCGCGCAGAACGACAGCAAGCTCGGGCCCACGAAGCCCGCCATCACCGACGTCGAGCGCTACATGCCGCTGAAGGCCGACACGGTCTACGCCTTCGAGACGTTGATCGAGAACAGCGGCGAGAAGGGCGTGCTCATGATGCACGTCGAGCGCCCGCGCCCGAACCAAGCGGTGCTCACCGTGGGCGGAAAGGCCCAGCGCCTGGACCTCGAGAAGCAGGGCATCCGCCTGGCCAACGGCGGCTGGCTGCTCAAGGCTCCGCTCGCCGTCGCCGCGCACTTCAAGGGCCAGTTCGGCGAGGTCGTGGTGCGCAGCATCGACGCCTCTGTCGAGGTCCCCGCGGGGCGCTTCTCGGGCTGCGTCGAGACCATCGAGGAGAGCCCGGCGGTCAAGAAGCGCGTGGTCACGGTGTTCTGCCCGGACATCGGCATCGTCTCCCTCGACGCCGAGGGCAGCGTGGGCGACGACTACGGGCACGAACGCGCCGTGCTGCGCTCCTACGGCCCGCGCGTGGACATCAACTCGCTGCCGCCCGAGAAGTAGAAGCGATCAGGCCCGAGCCACCACTCCGCCGCCGTTGGTCTTGGCGGCGCGCTTGGCCTCGGCGTGGGTGACCTCGCCGTACACCAGACCGCCGTGCACGATGGTCGGGCTGAGCCCGGGAGCCAGCGGGCTCGGCGTGATCTCGCTCGAAGGGAACATCTGCACGAAGCCCGGCGCGCGGTTCACGCGATCGACCAGCGTCTTCTCGAGGATCATCGAGGTGTACTGCGTCGCGCCCAACTCCGGCGTGTTCGCGTTCAGGATCACGTCCAGGTCCTGGAGCCGCGCCGTGCGCGCCAGGCCGGCGATGCGGCTCTCGTGCGGCGTCCAGTTGTCGGCGGCGGTCCCGTTCTCGCTGCAGCCCCACACACCGTCCGGAGTGTTGAAGAACAGGGTTTGGTTGCCGCTGGTGTGGCCCGGCGTGCGCAAGAGCATCACGCCGTCCCCGAGCTGGAGGTCGCCGTCGGTGAGCACCACCCGGTCGGTGCGAACGCCCGTCTTGCCGTCGGCGACGAACCAGGCGCGCTGCATCGGGTGCAGGTCGTCCCAGTCGTCCCACTCCGGGCGCGGCGCCAGGAGCTTCGCGTTGGGGAAGCGCGTCGGGTGCGCGGCGTCCGTGGTGCCGAGCAGGCTGCGCAGGTCCTGGGTGTGGAAGTGGTCGAATGCGACGTAGTCCACCGACTCGCGCGTGACGCCCAGGGCCGAGAGCTGGCGCTCCAGCGGGTCGAAGCGTTTCGAGAGCAGGTTGAAGGCGATGTAGTCGCCGACCTGCCGGATGGTGCGCTCGAAGAACGGTGTCTTGCGCGCCGCCACGTCGTCGGTGGGGTTGAAGAGCAGCGTCTTGAGCTCGCCGCGCTGCAGGAACTGCACGAGCAGGCAGCGATGCGTCATGATCACGTAGGGCGCCGGCGAGAGCGGCGCGCTCCAGAACGCGTACTTGGTCGGGTAGCCGAGCGTGGTGATGGGCAGCGAGCGCACGCTGACCACCCGCGGGCCGCGCACCACGCGCTCGCGCAGGCCTTCGGCGGCCTTGCGCACCGCGCGCAGCTTCGGCCCGTGGCCGCTGACCTGCCAGGCCTGATCCAGATCAGCGAGCGGGACGAGCTCGTCTGCGCGGCCGAACCCCTCGCGTGTCACGATCTCCGAACCTGTCATCGTTCCCTCCGGCCGAGTGCTTAACGCCGCCGGGGCGGCGTGTCATCCGTGCCGGACCCCGAAGCTCGCTCAGGTCCCGGCGTCCAGGTCACCGAGGATGATGGTCACCGTCACGGTCTCGAGGCACTTGTCGGGATCCTCTTTTGCGCCGAGATCCTTCACGATCGTGTCGTAGCCAGTCGCGGTGAGCGTGACCTTGGCCGCGCCCTGCGTCCAAAGCTCGCAGTCGATCTGGCTCACGTCTTTGCCCGCGTCACCGCCGTCGGGGGCGTCGGTGTGGCAGAGCACGTTCTCCTGCCCCGTGTCCCCTTGGTCCAGCCGGTAGCTCTCGACCCCGGCGCCGTACTTCACCTCCAGCATGGTGTCCGGGGGCAGCGGACCGGACGCTGCACGCAAGGTCAGCCGGAACGCTGGAACGACCTTGCACTGCTTCGAATCGGGGCCGCCGTCCTCGGAGCAAGCTGCGGCGAGCAGGGCTGTCGAGCACAGCGCCGCCGCCAAGAGCCCGGTCCGCCGGAAGCAAGTCATCGCGAAGTGTCGCGTGATCTAGGCCGAGACGGCTGTCTTCGCAAGCAGGCAGGCATCGCCGGTCATTCTCGTGGGTATTCGCTGCTCCCGTCGATCGCGATCCGATCGTGCCGGGCAAGTCGACCTAGTCCGGGATGGTCAGCTCCTGCCCCGGGCGAATCGGCGTCTTCTTGTCGATTCCGTTGGCCTCGCAGATGGCGTCCACGCCGCTGCCGTAGCGCTGGGCGATGCCGCTCAAGGTCTGACCGCTCTCGACCACGTGAACGCGCTTCTTGCCGTTCTTCTTGGTGCCGTTGTCGCTCTCGCCGTTCGCCTTGGCGGTCTTGGCCGCCGCGCTGCCGCCCTTGCAGCAGCGGAAGCCGATGGAGTAGTCGCGGTACTTCGTGCTGTGAGCCTTGGTGACGTACTCGCAGCCCTTGCCGTTGATCTCGTTGTCCAGGTAGTACCCGCCCCGGAACGTTCCGCCTCCGTCGGCGGTCCACTCGTGGAGGTTGCCGACCATGTCGAAGGCGCCCGCGCTGGTCTTGCAGCGCTTGAACTGCCCGGTACGCGCCACGCTGCCCGGGATCTGGTTCAGCCGAGGGTCGTTCATCGCCTCGATGCCGAACACCTCGAGTCCCTCCGCTTTGCCGTGAATCGCGCGCAGCGGCGACACGCCCTTGTCGTTGCAGCGCCCCGCCTCGTGCTCGTCCCCGTAAGGGTACTGGCTCGGGGTCTTGCCGCGACACGCCGCGAGCCACTCGTCGTCCGAGCACAGGCGCTTGCCCGCGGCCTCGCACGCCGCCGCGGCCTGCTCCTGGCTCAGGTGAGCCTGCGGCACCACCCCGCGTCGCGAGCGCGCCAGGAGGCGCGTGTCCGCCGGCGCCGTGTGATACGGCGAGTGGCGCCGGAGCGTGCGCCCGCGCACGTCCACCACGTCCACGCTGGCCTCGAAGGCGTCGATGCAGAAGCGCCCGCCGATGCTGACCATCCCCGCCGGGCAGGCGGGCTTCTTCGGACCGGCCTCGGCGGCCGGCAGGAGCGCGAGCAGCCCCAGCGCGGCGAGAGCGCCTGCCGCGAGGCGGCGCACGGCTGACGGTCCCGGCGTCGGCATGGCCCGGGCCCTTCGCTAGCACGGAAGCCCCGCCACGCACGAAATCCGCACCAAGCCGGCGCCTCCGACCTGGTCTAACCTGGACCCCGCATGCCGCACCGCCTCCTGACCTTGGCCGCCCTGCTGACCGCGTGCACCGGCTCCCAGCCCCCGCCCACCGCGGAGCCCGCCCCGCCGCCGCCCTCGGCGCCCGCGACCGCCGCCGCGGCTCCAGCGCCGACCGCCAGCGTCGAGCCGGCCGCGACCGGACCCGTGAGCTGCGGCGAGCTCGGCTGTCGCGCCTTCGACAGCGTCGAGCAGGCCTTCGCCGCCGTGCTGGAGAAGAAGCCGCTGATCTTGGGCATCGGCGAGGCGCACGCGCAGAAGGGCACGGAGAGCGTCACCTCCACCACCAAGCGCTTCACCGACGAGCTGCTCCCCGCCCTGAAGGGCAAGGCCAGCTTCCTCGCCGTCGAGCTGATGCTGCCGAACCCCAAGTGCCAGAAGGAGACGAAGCAGGTCCAGAAGCAGCAGAAGCCGGTGACCGAGCCGCAAGCCGAGAGCAACCAGAACGAGTACGTCGTGCTCGGCAAGCGCGCGAAGGAGCTCGGCATCGTCCCGGACCTCTTGCGCCCGAGCTGCGAGGACCTGACGCGCATCACCCAGGCCGGTGCCGGCGACATCGGCGTGATGCTCGAGACCATCGCCAAGCTGACCCGCGAGGTCTCCCTCGCCGAGGTCGAGCGCAACAAGAAGGCCGGCAAGGACCTCCTGGTCGTCGCCTACGGCGGCGCCTTGCACAACGACGCCGCGCCCCGCGCCGGGCGCGAGGCCTGGAGCTACGGCCCCGAGCTCGCCAAGGCCACCGGCGATCGCTACGTCGAGCTCGACCTGATCGTGCCCGAGTACATCAAGGACACCGAGACCTGGACCAGCCTGCCCTGGGTGAAGCACTACGACAAGGCGAAGCTCGGCAAGAAGGTCGTGCTCTTCAGCCCCAGCCCGAGCTCGTTCGTGCTGGTGTTCCCGGCGTCGCCCCAGCAGTGAGCGAGCGCCGTCAGAAACGCCCGACCACGCCGAGCCCGAGCGTGCGCGGCGAGGCGACGGGAGTCACGCGCAGCGCCGCCTGGTTCTTCGGCGCCGGCTTCCACAAGAGAAAGGTCGCGACGGTGGCCGCGGCGCCCACGCCTGCGCCGATGAAGCCGGCGAGCGCCAGGTTCGCCTGCTGGTTGCGCTGGTCGGTCAGGCTCTCGAGCCGGCCGCAGTAGTCCTGCTCCTGTTCGGACAGGCTCGCTTTGGCGCAGACGTTCCCGGATCCGGAGGCCTTCGTCAGCTCCGCGTCCGCCGCGTCGATCTCGTCCTGGCTCTTCCCCTTCTGGATCGTGAAGAAGATGCCTGCGCCGAGCGCCACCGCGGTGAACGCCGCCTCGCCGATCAAGACGATGGTGCGCGTCGAGCTGGGCTTCGCGCTGTCCAGGCTCGCGCTGGTCGAGCCGCCGGCGGCGCTCTCGCCCGGCGCTGGTTCCGCCGCCGCCGCCGGTCCTGCCGCCGCGGTCTTCTCGGGCAAGTCGATGGTCAGCTCCCTGGACTCCCCCTCGTCGAGCTCGATCTCGCGGCGGTAGGGCTGGCGGCCCGGCG contains:
- a CDS encoding serine/threonine protein kinase, translating into MGPGSVISNKYRLVRCLGEGGMGAVWEALNLRTQRSFALKLVRGESEILPELRERMLREASVAGRLEHPNVIEVYDVGETEEGDPYLVMELLKGESLAELLDRRGALDSTRAAAVGAEVAAALAAAHAAGVVHRDLKPANVFLHEDAGHGRVVKVLDFGVSKLLAQESPSATVTGSPIGTPAYMSPEQAEGSRDVDQRTDLWALGVLLFEMVAGRLPFEGTTAYAVVGAVLHAPIPRLKDWVKGADARLDAVVARCLERDPERRIASARELGAELESLLPKRASAVVADFDEDATLSRKVAREVPPSEISDTATTAVVGPRAPVLAATPAALGPKRALPKQALAAASVVLLFVVGIVGGTLWRRSAAPEVEAVSTSAPSAVAPTATPSLEPAPSSAVAPAPSASSAPPEKKNLRRVAPCPKDKLLIDPVTGKPTCARR
- a CDS encoding NAD-dependent malic enzyme gives rise to the protein MSSEVRFERDARGKWRAHTSLRGRALIAHGLLNKGSAFSAEERRTFQLEGLFPHAVSSVGQQVLRAIDNARNKTEALQRYVFLTSLQDRNETLFHRVVLENLEELLPVVYTPTVGQACQHYSRLFRRGRGVWITPEHKGRVRQVLSNAATGDVRLIVLTDNERILGLGDLGAGGMGIPIGKLALYTVAAGIHPSQVLPMSLDVGTDNQSLLRDPQYLGFRQPRLRGEPYLELVEELVAAIRAEMPSAVLQWEDFKKGNAFLLMERYRDRLPSFNDDIEGTAAVVMAGVLAACRAKRETLAQQRIVILGAGAAGVGTARQLIAAFERAGPQPGAKHAPVAVLDSCGLVVEGRNLRDEYKRSVAWSEQEAEAAGLDAERSKSLLEVVRALRPTVLIGASATPGLFTESVVREMARTCERPMILPLSNPTSKCEARPEDVLRWSEGRALVATGSPFPPVTVEGKSRRIAQANNVFVFPGVGLGILACGARRVSDAMFLRAAETLATCVGAADLAEGELYPPQRELRQIARAIAEAVARGARDEGACEPLTDDEIAERVGREMWFPEYPELVAE
- a CDS encoding MBOAT family protein, which codes for MSTLSVAGALVAPVLLFALVRAKKVRLLFILGASYVFYAHWDWRFLPLIWGSSTVDWLLGHAIARARTERARKLWLIGTVILNLGVLGVFKYFNFGIDTASAVLAQVGVQVPEVALRIALPVGVSFFTFESMSYVIDVYRRHIEPQKSYVEYLAFVAFFPHLVAGPIVRPRDLLPQLAGPARWNVAEGSEALFLIATGLLKKIAIGDYLALNLVDRVFDAPIQYSALECYAAVLGYAVQIYCDFSGYTDIAIGSALLLGVRFPLNFDSPYKAPNIQDFWRRWHISLSTWLRDYLYVPLGGNRKGEVRTYVNLMLTMLLGGLWHGASWTFVVWGGIHGAALAVTRAYTEWRGRLDVPKRSAPWVHALSVLGTFHLVCAAWIFFRAETFAKAATVFTQLGTLTSYHPNLPAPVVGMLALGLVSHWTPERAYQRARRIFCEMPAPAQGMALFCVGLALSAMATADAVPFVYFQF
- a CDS encoding SUMF1/EgtB/PvdO family nonheme iron enzyme, which encodes MPTPGPSAVRRLAAGALAALGLLALLPAAEAGPKKPACPAGMVSIGGRFCIDAFEASVDVVDVRGRTLRRHSPYHTAPADTRLLARSRRGVVPQAHLSQEQAAAACEAAGKRLCSDDEWLAACRGKTPSQYPYGDEHEAGRCNDKGVSPLRAIHGKAEGLEVFGIEAMNDPRLNQIPGSVARTGQFKRCKTSAGAFDMVGNLHEWTADGGGTFRGGYYLDNEINGKGCEYVTKAHSTKYRDYSIGFRCCKGGSAAAKTAKANGESDNGTKKNGKKRVHVVESGQTLSGIAQRYGSGVDAICEANGIDKKTPIRPGQELTIPD
- a CDS encoding polysaccharide deacetylase family protein; this translates as MPPARIVLWVASIGGLALLGRTLLVEPLPTWVAVCAFLSYAALCTVGVLWPQLEMYGDVEWRGEPGQKAVALTFDDGPNPRTTRKVLQILERGGHRATFFVVGRKALAHADVVREIHEAGHELGLHGFAHDRLYSLKPPKYVADDIARTQQAVEQAVGTRPGLFRPPVGYLSSRTAAGAKRAGVRVIAWSARGMDGLGPADADVVYRRIEEKLVDGAIVLLHDSAERDDFEPASVEILPRLLEELEDRGLRTVTVSELLDGAEGKQDA